From a single Xiphophorus maculatus strain JP 163 A chromosome 5, X_maculatus-5.0-male, whole genome shotgun sequence genomic region:
- the LOC102232412 gene encoding E3 ubiquitin/ISG15 ligase TRIM25-like, with product MAQTNISVTEGQFRCPICLDILRDPASIPCGHTYCMVCIRNYWDQADSGQFSCPQCRDIFSPRPVLRRNTVLAEVVDKLILSEMVHEPELYLGEAGEVPCDFCPTESKLRAGKSCLVCLASFCDLHVLPHREVGPLRRHKLVDAVERLAEKLCAQHRLGLEPVGSGSEAEAEWSGDCLLCQADREEEERRADTLKARRQLQLQESQRTVQGRIRTGERDLEELQQSLESQKVLSSAVLEESDALFAEIAHRLEKTKAEVGALLEAKGRAAVSRLERDIALLETDLEELRRRDEEIGQLLRTEDNVRLTQAAALLCIPVAADRPPGTFSLAPEAFSDARRALSHLRSCIEDVCREEVDRIGRVGNENCVPARELVNGGQSYRLGNSKPQRSQSVGQQNSRAVPVSFPLSILCLQPPDQRMRAALLRFSCRLSLDAITAHPTLVLLEEPQGAHCGENTQPYPPHPHRFDSVTQVLCREGQFGAASYWEVEWRGRGWVDIGVTSLSIGRKGGGRPCLLGRNENSWRLRCTHTGYSAWHDNRKTTVAAPSCSRIGVLLERQKGTLSFYSISDTVVLLHTFQCQFPQPLYPAFRLDLDSTLLICPHPGANANASMI from the exons ATGGCTCAGACTAACATCTCAGTGACAGAGGGCCAGTTCAGGTGTCCCATCTGCCTGGACATCCTCAGAGACCCGGCGTCCATCCCTTGCGGACACACCTACTGCATGGTGTGCATCCGCAACTACTGGGACCAGGCAGACTCGGGCCAGTTCAGTTGCCCACAGTGCCGGGACATCTTCAGCCCTCGACCGGTGCTCCGGAGAAACACGGTGCTTGCCGAGGTCGTCGACAAGCTGATATTGAGCGAGATGGTCCACGAGCCGGAACTGTACCTGGGCGAAGCCGGCGAGGTGCCGTGTGACTTCTGTCCGACAGAGAGCAAGCTGAGGGCGGGCAAGTCGTGCCTGGTCTGCCTGGCGTCCTTCTGTGACCTCCACGTCCTGCCGCACCGCGAGGTCGGACCTCTGCGGCGGCACAAGCTGGTGGACGCGGTGGAGCGGCTGGCGGAGAAGCTGTGCGCCCAGCACCGCCTCGGTCTGGAGCCCGTGGGGAGCGGCTCCGAGGCGGAGGCCGAGTGGAGCGGCGACTGCCTCCTGTGCCAGGCTGAccgggaggaggaggagcgcaGGGCGGACACGCTGAAAGCCAGGAGACAG ctccagctccaggAATCCCAGAGGACGGTTCAGGGAAGGATACGGACCGGAGAGAGGGACCTGGAAGAGCTCCAGCAGAGCTTGGAGTCCCAGAAG gttttgtcCTCCGCCGTTCTAGAGGAGAGTGATGCTCTGTTCGCTGAGATCGCTCACCGCCTGGAGAAAACTAAAGCTGAG GTGGGAGCGTTGCTGGAGGCGAAGGGCCGAGCGGCGGTCAGCAGACTGGAGCGAGACATCGCGCTTCTGGAGACGGacctggaggagctgaggaggagagacgaggaGATCGGCCAGCTGCTGCGAACCGAAGACAACGTCCGGCTGACACAG GCGGCCGCGCTGCTCTGCATCCCCGTCGCCGCCGATCGGCCCCCCGGGACCTTCAGCCTGGCCCCGGAGGCCTTCAGCGACGCCAGGAGAGCGCTGAGCCACCTCCGCAGCTGCATCGAGGACGTCTGCAGGGAGGAGGTCGACAGGATTGGCCGTGTGG gtaATGAGAACTGCGTCCCCGCTAGAGAGCTTGTAAACG GTGGCCAGAGTTACCGATTGGGGAACTCCAAACCTCAGCGATCCCAATCCGTGGGGCAACAAAACAGCAGGG CCGTTCCAGTTTCGTTTCCTCTGTCCATATTGTGCCTGCAACCACCTGACCAGAGAATGAGGGCGGCTTTACTCAGAT TTTCATGTCGTCTCTCTTTGGACGCCATCACGGCCCACCCCACTCTGGTTCTCCTGGAGGAGCCCCAGGGCGCCCATTGTGGCGAGAACACCCAGCCCTATCCGCCTCACCCACATCGCTTTGATTCAGTGACTCAGGTCCTGTGCAGAGAGGGCCAGTTTGGCGCCGCCAGctactgggaggtggagtggCGGGGAAGAGGATGGGTCGACATTGGGGTCACGTCGCTATCAATCGGACGCAAAGGCGGCGGAAGGCCCTGCCTGCTCGGCCGTAACGAGAACTCCTGGCGGCTGCGGTGCACGCATACAGGCTACTCGGCGTGGCACGACAACCGCAAGACCACGGTGGCCGCCCCGTCCTGCTCGCGGATCGGGGTTCTGCTGGAGCGACAGAAAGGGACCTTGTCTTTCTACAGCATTTCGGACACGGTGGTGCTCCTCCACACCTTTCAGTGCCAGTTCCCCCAACCGCTGTACCCGGCTTTCCGCTTGGACCTGGACTCCACCCTGCTCATCTGCCCACACCCgggagctaatgctaatgctagcatgaTCTAA
- the man2b1 gene encoding lysosomal alpha-mannosidase — MAASCHFFAAALLLLFSGVLSFPVGQEERGATTCGYQSCQATKPTMLNVHLVPHTHDDVGWLKTVDQYFYGDRNDIQHAGVQYILDSVVDQLLKNPDRRFIYVETGFFYRWWKQQSSSMQQTVKQLVNQGRLEFVNGGWCMSDEATTHYSAVIDQMTIGLRFLNETFGICGRPRVAWHIDPFGHAREHASLFAQMGYDGFFFGRLDYQDRTRRMKAKEQELLWRASDSLPPPMADLFTGILPNGYNPPEGFCWDQLCADAPIRDDPDLEDYNVDDVVQRFLRAAKSQALVYKTNHIIMTMGSDFQYENANLWYKNLDKLIRYVNDQQGNGSNVNVLYSTPSCYLQELHKANLTWPLKTDDFFPYADNAHNFWTGYFTSRPALKRYERISNSNLQTCNQLEVLGGPVSRNGLFGQGDSKTLRKAMAVAQHHDAVSGTEKQHVANDYAKMLAKGWQHCQVLVSNSLASLTGSSAERIYCDNLNVSVCPLTESSSKFSLSVYNPLGRSVTWPIRLPVNGTVYAVTDAQGKPVDCQVLPVSRATQEVRRSRSFAKNELVFQVRAPPLGYISYSVSLLQDGPPSSSPQHQAPTSIQNKFLQVTFDPDTGLLSGLSNLETKQTIKLSQNFYWYNASDGNNDESRQTSGAYIFRPNSSTPVMVSSKARVEVFQNSVVQEVRQRFAPWVSQVVRLYADSKAVELEWTVGPVPVNDDQGKEVITRLDTSIKTAEFFYTDSNGREVLQRKKDFRPTWQLKQTEPIAGNYYPINSRAFIKDGTDQLTVVTDRSQGGASIYNGSLEIMLHRRLLHDDYRGVGEALDESSELFPDGLVVRGRLLLSLEPPATAADTHRPLAQEVVSQPLLSFTNGDLNPNARLEFSGLQASLPPAVHLLTLSQWDEESVLLRLEHQFQSWESKASSQPVTVNLQKLFSTLNVLGVSELNLSANQWKDEMKRFDWSPEKEEKPLLKTFEDPSVWEITLRPMEIRTFLLRVTFQ, encoded by the exons ATGGCGGCCAGCTGCCACTTCTTTGCGGCTGCTTTGCTGTTGCTCTTCAGCGGGGTTTTAAGTTTTCCTGTCGGCCAAGAGGAAAGAGGCGCCACCACCTGCGGATACCAG tCATGTCAGGCCACCAAGCCCACCATGCTGAATGTTCACCTGGTTCCTCACACACACGACGACGTGGGCTGGCTAAAGACCGTGGACCAGTACTTCTATGGAG ATCGTAACGACATCCAACACGCCGGCGTTCAGTACATCCTGGACTCGGTGGTGGATCAGCTGCTGAAGAACCCAGACAGACGGTTCATCTACGTGGAGACAGGCTTCTTCTACCGCTGGTGGAagcagcagagctccagcatgcAGCAGACGGTCAAGCAGCTGGTTAACCAAG GTCGGCTGGAGTTTGTAAATGGCGGCTGGTGTATGAGCGACGAGGCCACGACGCACTACAGCGCCGTCATCGACCAGATGACCATCGGCCTGAGGTTTCTGAACGAGACCTTTGGGATCTGCGGTCGCCCCCGGGTCGCCTGGCACATTGACCCCTTTGGCCACGCCCGCGAACACGCCTCTCTCTTTGCACAG ATGGGATACGACGGCTTCTTCTTCGGTCGCCTGGACTACCAGGACCGGACTCGCAGGATGAAGGCGAAGGAGCAGGAGCTCCTCtggagagcctcagacagcctcccACCACCCATGGCCGACCTCTTCaccg GAATCCTTCCCAACGGGTACAACCCTCCAGAAGGGTTCTGCTGGGACCAGCTGTGCGCCGACGCACCAATCAGAGACGACCCCGACCTTGAGGATTATAACGTTGACGATGTTGTCCAGCGCTTCCTTCGCGCCGCCAAGAGTCAG GCGTTAGTGTACAAGACCAACCACATCATTATGACCATGGGCTCAGACTTCCAGTACGAGAACGCCAACCTGTGGTACAAGAACCTGGACAAGCTGATCCGCTACGTCAACGACCAGCAGGGCAACGGCAGCAACGTCAACGTCCTCTATTCCACTCCATCCTGCTACCTGCAGGAGCTTCACAAAGCTAACCTCACCTG GCCTCTGAAGACGGACGATTTCTTTCCCTACGCGGACAACGCTCATAACTTCTGGACGGGATACTTCACAAGCCGACCGGCGCTGAAACGCTACGAGAGGATCAGCAACAGCAACCTGCAG ACTTGTAATCAGCTGGAGGTTCTGGGCGGTCCAGTTTCCAGGAATGGGCTGTTTGGACAGGGTGACAGCAAGACTTTGa GGAAAGCAATGGCTGTGGCTCAGCACCATGACGCAGTGTCAGGAACAGAGAAACAACATGTTGCCAACGACTACGCCAAGATGCTAGCCAAAGGCTGGCAACACTGCCAG GTTTTGGTCAGCAACAGTTTGGCTTCCCTCACTGGCTCCTCTGCTGAAAGAATCTACTGTGATAACCTCAACGTCAGTGTGTGTCCTCTAACCGAGTCCAGCAGCaag TTCTCGCTCAGTGTGTACAACCCTCTGGGTCGGTCCGTCACCTGGCCCATCAGGCTGCCGGTCAACGGGACGGTGTACGCCGTCACTGACGCTCAAGGAAAACCCGTGGACTGTCAG gtgcTTCCTGTGTCCAGAGCCACACAGGAAGTGAGGAGGAGCCGCAGCTTCGCCAAGAACGAGCTGGTGTTCCAGGTCCGAGCTCCTCCTCTGGGTTACATCAGCTACTCTGTGTCCCTGCTGCAGGACGGGCCGCCATCGTCCTCGCCTCAACACCAGGCTCCCACCAGCATCCAAAACAAG TTTCTTcaagtgacctttgaccctgacaCTGGCCTTTTGTCCGGTCTCAGCAACCTGGAAACCAAACAGACCATAAAGCTTTCACAAAACTTCTACTG GTACAATGCCAGTGACGGCAACAACGACGAGAGTCGGCAGACCTCTGGAGCCTACATCTTCAGACCCAACTCCTCCACACCTGTCATGGTCAGCAGTAAGGCCAGAGTGGAGGTCTTTCAG AACTCGGTGGTGCAGGAGGTGCGGCAGCGGTTCGCTCCCTGGGTGTCTCAGGTGGTCCGACTCTACGCCGACAGCAAAGCCGTGGAGCTGGAGTGGACGGTCGGACCGGTGCCGGTCAA TGATGACCAGGGGAAGGAAGTGATCACTCGTCTGGACACCAGCATTAAAACCGCAGAGTTTTTCTACACCGACTCAAACGGCAGAGAAGTTCTCCAGAGAAA GAAAGACTTCCGTCCCACATGGCAGCTCAAGCAAACGGAACCCATTGCTGGGAATTATTACCCCATCAACTCTCGCGCCTTTATAAAG GATGGCACGGACCAACTCACAGTAGTGACAGATCGCTCTCAGGGAGGAGCGAGTATATACAACGGATCTCTGGAGATCATG cttcacCGCCGGCTGCTGCATGACGACTACCGCGGCGTCGGTGAAGCCCTCGATGAGAGTTCGGAGCTCTTCCCCGACGGCCTGGTGGTCCGCGGTcgcctcctcctctccctggAGCCGCCTGCCACCGCCGCAGACACACACCGCCCCCTGGCACAGGAAGTGGTATCACAACCCCTGCTGTCGTTCACCAATGGAGACCTGAACCCGAACGCACGACTGGAG ttttcaggcCTTCAAGCATCGCTGCCCCCTGCTGTCCACCTCCTGACACTGAGTCAGTGGGACGAGGAGTCCGTCCTGCTCAGGCTGGAGCATCAGTTCCAGAGCTGGGAGAGCAAAGCCAGCTCCCAACCCGTCACAGTCAACCTTCAG aagcTGTTTTCCACTCTGAATGTTCTGGGTGTTTCTGAGCTGAAcctttcagccaatcagtggaAAGATGAGATGAAGCGTTTTGATTGGTCTCCTGAAAAAG